In Panicum virgatum strain AP13 chromosome 4N, P.virgatum_v5, whole genome shotgun sequence, a single window of DNA contains:
- the LOC120668559 gene encoding zingipain-2-like has translation MRRSPRCPVPAAALLALTVALAASIAVAVAAPLERADEEVRRLYEAWRSEHRRPRCNCGQAGEEDRLRLEVFRANLRYIDAHNAEADAGLHTFRLGLTPFADLTLEEFVRRALGFRNATAPRAASTRYLPRAGDDLPDAVDWRLAGAVTEVKNQRHCGGCWAFSAVAAMEGINKIVTGNLVSLSEQELIDCDSHDSGCNGGDMGNAFQFVINNGGIDTEADYPFIGTDGTCDPIRENKKVVAIDLYEMVPPNNEKALQKAVANQPVSVAINANSPAFQHYISGIFNGVCGLQLDHGVTAVGYGRDFWIVKNSWGPGWGEGGFIRMARNVFLPTGKCGIAMDASYPVKNGPNPTAKAGIVKMALA, from the exons ATGCGTCGTTCACCGCGCTGTCCGGTGCCcgccgcggcgctgctcgcGCTCACGGTGGCACTGGCCGCGtccatcgccgtcgccgtcgcggcgccGCTGGAGCGGGCGGACGAGGAGGTGCGGCGGCTGTACGAGGCGTGGCGGTCGGAGCACCGGCGGCCGCGCTGCAACTGCGGCCAGGCCGGCGAGGAGGACCGGCTGCGGCTGGAGGTGTTCCGCGCCAACCTGCGCTACATCGACGCGCACAACGCGGAGGCCGACGCGGGGCTCCAcaccttccgcctcggcctCACCCCCTTCGCCGACCTCACCCTGGAGGAGTTCGTCCGCCGCGCCCTCGGCTTCCGCAACGCCACGGCGCCACGGGCCGCCAGCACCCGCTACCTGCCCCGCGCCGGCGACGACCTCCCCGATGCCGTCGACTGGCGCCTTGCAGGCGCCGTCACCGAGGTCAAGAACCAACGGCATTGCG GTGGGTGCTGGGCGTTCTCGGCAGTAGCAGCCATGGAGGGGATCAACAAGATCGTGACGGGCAACCTCGTGTCGCTCTCGGAGCAGGAGCTGATTGACTGCGACAGCCATGACAGCGGCTGCAATGGCGGCGACATGGGCAACGCCTTCCAGTTCGTGATCAACAATGGCGGAATCGACACCGAGGCCGACTACCCCTTCATCGGAACAGACGGGACCTGTGATCCCATCAGG GAGAACAAAAAGGTTGTCGCCATAGATTTATACGAGATGGTGCCACCCAACAACGAGAAGGCGTTGCAGAAGGCGGTGGCGAACCAGCCCGTCAGCGTCGCCATTAATGCCAACAGCCCTGCGTTCCAGCACTACATCTCG GGCATCTTCAACGGGGTGTGCGGGCTGCAGCTGGACCACGGCGTGACGGCGGTGGGGTACGGCAGGGACTTCTGGATCGTGAAGAACTCGTGGGGCCCCGGGTGGGGCGAGGGCGGCTTCATCCGTATGGCGCGCAACGTGTTCTTGCCCACGGGCAAGTGCGGCATCGCCATGGACGCTTCGTACCCGGTGAAGAACGGCCCCAACCCGACGGCGAAGGCTGGGATTGTTAAGATGGCTCTTGCTTAG
- the LOC120668558 gene encoding zingipain-2-like, with amino-acid sequence MRPPRSQVPALLELAVALALASAAAARHPYAIVPPPVERAEEEVRRMDAAWKSEHGRPRPPAGNCDLAGGEEEDRLRLEVFRDNLRYIDAHNTEVDAGLHGFRLGLTPFADLTVVEYRGRVLGFRGRRGAARRAGSTRYPRRHGDQLPDAVDWRQLGAVTEVKNQAQCAMHAGGCWAFSAMAAMEGINSIVTGNLISLSEQEVIDCDGQDNGCNGGEMQNAFQFVIDNGGIDTEADYPFTGTDGTCDANRVNEKVVTIDNFVDVATNNETALQEAVASQPVTVAIDAAGRAFQHYQSGIFNGMCGTKLDHGVTVVGYGSENGRDFWIVKNSWSDGWGEGGFIRMARNVPSPRGKCGIAMDASYPVKYSSNSNPAARAAMAVLEMVVA; translated from the exons ATGCGTCCGCCACGCTCCCAGGTGCCGGCGCTGCTCGAGCTCGCggtggcgctggcgctggcctccgccgcggcggcccgccACCCCTACGCCATCGTCCCGCCGCCggtggagcgggcggaggaggaggtgcggcgCATGGACGCGGCGTGGAAGTCGGAGCacggccgcccgcgcccgcccgccggcaaCTGCGacctggccggcggcgaggaggaggaccggCTGCGCCTGGAGGTGTTCCGCGACAACCTCCGCTACATCGACGCCCACAACACGGAGGTGGACGCGGGGCTCCACGGCTTCCGCCTCGGCCTCACTCCCTTCGCCGACCTCACCGTCGTGGAGTACCGCGGCCGCGTCCTCGggttccgcggccgccgcggcgcggcgcgccgggcagggagcacccgctacccgcGCCGACACGGCGACCAGCTCCCCGACGCCGTCGACTGGCGCCAGCTCGGTGCCGTCACcgaggtcaagaaccaagcgcAATGCG CGATGCACGCTGGTGGGTGCTGGGCGTTCTCGGCAATGGCAGCCATGGAGGGGATCAACTCGATCGTCACGGGCAACCTGATCTCCCTGTCGGAGCAGGAGGTGATCGACTGCGACGGCCAGGACAACGGCTGCAACGGCGGAGAGATGCAGAACGCCTTCCAGTTCGTCATCGACAACGGCGGGATCGACACCGAGGCCGACTACCCATTCACCGGAACGGACGGCACTTGTGACGCTAACCGG GTGAATGAGAAGGTTGTGACCATAGACAACTTCGTGGATGTGGCGACCAACAACGAGACGGCGTTGCAGGAGGCGGTGGCGAGCCAGCCCGTTACCGTCGCCATTGATGCCGCCGGTCGCGCATTCCAGCACTACCAGTCG GGCATCTTCAACGGGATGTGCGGGACGAAGCTGGACCACGGTGTGACGGTGGTGGGCTACGGCAGCGAGAACGGCAGGGACTTCTGGATCGTGAAGAACTCATGGAGCGACGGCTGGGGCGAGGGCGGCTTCATCCGGATGGCGCGCAACGTGCCCTCGCCCAGGGGCAAGTGCGGCATCGCCATGGACGCGTCGTACCCGGTGAAGTACAGCTCCAACAGCAacccggcggccagggcggcgatGGCTGTGCTCGAGATGGTCGTTGCTTAg